The proteins below are encoded in one region of Kazachstania africana CBS 2517 chromosome 6, complete genome:
- the KAFR0F01080 gene encoding uncharacterized protein (similar to Saccharomyces cerevisiae YPL245W; ancestral locus Anc_6.273), giving the protein MTVSTRSYKRPRRTPKQQQDHETAAMNKLSHVELSEEQAKLRNNILHFIEEHLSNYGVDSGPAMFVIQGDAGTGKSVVLNSLFNEIQRLSKFNTGPEFEVLQGTQNFLIVNHPEMLKLYVRICKNFNHIARSSLERPTSLINNLTKNKKMADVVIIDEAHLLASSKDGFKRFMGDNHLEELMSLAKILIIVYDEKQALRTGCYWDEDSSNGASLISYYDQVPLDKKNWYTLKQQFRVAAPDDVLLWINEISTSGKIPKFPKSMLKANKSNKSFDFKLWEDCGEMYEELKLKNETHGQCRMLCTYDFPYRLDGKDYFVTCGDNFKLRWDRYAPRELMPWSERADTIDEVGSVYTIQGFDLNYAGVILGRSIGYDPINDCIQLKPELYDDHAGFVRKKNIQDPHSVRSKIIMNSLNVLLTRGVKGLYVYAYDSKLRERLSKSRLE; this is encoded by the coding sequence ATGACCGTATCAACTAGGAGTTATAAGCGTCCAAGAAGGACGCCAAAACAGCAACAAGATCATGAAACTGCTGCAATGAACAAATTGTCACACGTAGAATTATCAGAAGAACAGGCAAAGCTAAGAAACAATATATTACACTTTATTGAAGAACATTTATCGAATTATGGGGTTGATTCAGGTCCTGCAATGTTCGTAATTCAAGGTGATGCAGGTACTGGGAAATCTGTTGTCTTAAATTCTTTGTTCAATGAGATACAAAGAttgtcaaaatttaatacCGGTCCAGAATTCGAAGTCTTACAAGGtactcaaaattttctgattGTAAATCATCCCGAAATGCTCAAATTGTACGTTAgaatttgtaaaaatttcaatcaCATAGCAAGGTCATCATTGGAAAGACCGACTTCTTTAATAAACAATTTAAcgaaaaataagaaaatggCCGACGTAGTTATAATTGATGAGGCACATCTATTAGCCTCATCAAAGGATGGCTTCAAGAGATTCATGGGGGATAATCACttagaagaattgatgTCCTTGGCAAAGATCCTAATCATCGTTTATGATGAAAAGCAAGCTTTGAGAACCGGTTGCTATTGGGATGaagattcttcaaatggtGCAAGTTTAATCTCTTACTATGATCAAGTACCtcttgataaaaaaaattggtatACTTTGAAACAACAATTCAGAGTTGCAGCTCCGGACGATGTGTTACTGTGGATCAATGAAATTAGCACTTCTGGTAAAATCCCAAAATTCCCCAAGAGCATGCTCAAAGCTAATAAGTCTAATAAGAGTTtcgatttcaaattatggGAAGACTGCGGAGAAATGTACGAGGAActgaagttgaaaaatgaaacacATGGCCAGTGCAGAATGCTATGCACCTATGATTTCCCCTACAGGTTAGATGGCAAGGATTATTTTGTAACATGTGGCGATAATTTCAAGCTTAGATGGGATCGTTATGCCCCTCGTGAATTAATGCCCTGGAGTGAAAGAGCTGACACAATTGATGAAGTGGGCAGTGTATATACCATTCAGGGATTTGACTTAAACTATGCTGGTGTTATTCTAGGTAGGTCCATCGGGTATGACCCAATCAACGATTGTATACAATTGAAACCTGAACTATATGACGATCATGCAGGTTTtgtaagaaagaaaaatatccAAGACCCGCATAGTGTCAGAAGTAAGATTATTATGAACAGTTTAAATGTTCTATTAACAAGAGGTGTGAAAGGCCTATATGTTTATGCATATGATTCTAAATTAAGGGAAAGACTTTCAAAGTCCCGACTAGAGTAA
- the HUT1 gene encoding UDP-galactose transporter HUT1 (similar to Saccharomyces cerevisiae HUT1 (YPL244C); ancestral locus Anc_6.272) gives MSQNRSVVKLLVCAVGIYTSFLTWALVQEPLTTRIWPNADERFQYPNVIAISQAGMAMLVGYVYLKWKKSTYDPWELIWDYRKELTMISLTQSTSNPLATYSLQYVDYLTYMLAKSCKMIPVLMVHLLLYRTPIETQKKYVSLLVTAGVTIFTVGGSNGKISRSGGQCFSLYGFGMLAASLLLDGLTNATQDKMLKSSRKSNQSDNKKSKLKVVTGTHLMFALNLFIILWNTLYLVIIDTTQYNNATRLLSLDPDILYYLAAYSICGALGQCFIFYTLEQYGSLVLIMITVTRKMMSMVLSIAVYGKAVNLIQWLGIFTVFGGILWESLAKRNAAKKVEFKKD, from the coding sequence ATGTCTCAGAATAGAAGCGTCGTGAAGCTGTTGGTATGTGCAGTGGGCATATATACTAGTTTCTTAACATGGGCTTTGGTGCAAGAGCCCTTGACTACGAGAATTTGGCCTAATGCCGATGAAAGGTTCCAATATCCAAATGTGATAGCTATTTCACAGGCTGGTATGGCTATGTTGGTTGGTTATGTGTATCTAAAGTGGAAGAAAAGCACGTACGACCCATGGGAACTCATTTGGGACTATAGGAAGGAGTTGACTATGATATCGCTGACACAAAGTACTTCAAACCCTTTGGCTACGTATTCATTACAATATGTCGACTATTTGACATACATGTTAGCAAAATCATGCAAAATGATTCCGGTCCTTATGGTACATCTACTATTGTACAGGACTCCTATAGAaactcaaaaaaaatatgtatCATTACTGGTTACAGCAGGTGTGACCATATTTACTGTGGGTGGATCAAATGGTAAAATAAGTAGATCAGGAGGGCAATGTTTCTCATTATATGGGTTTGGTATGCTAGCAGCAAGTTTGCTACTCGATGGTCTAACAAATGCAACTCAGGATAAGATGCTAAAGTCTTCCAGAAAATCGAATCAATCAGATAACAAGAAGTCAAAACTAAAGGTTGTTACTGGTACGCATCTTATGTTTGCTTTAAAcctcttcattattttgtgGAATACATTATACTTGGTTATCATTGATACAACACAATACAATAACGCTACTAGGCTCTTATCTTTGGATCCcgatattttatattatctAGCAGCATACTCCATTTGCGGTGCCCTTGGGCaatgtttcattttctacaCTCTTGAACAATACGGTTCTTTAGTTTTGATTATGATCACAGTGACAAGAAAGATGATGTCCATGGTTCTCAGTATCGCCGTTTATGGTAAGGCAGTTAACTTAATTCAATGGCTAGGTATTTTCACAGTTTTTGGTGGTATTCTTTGGGAATCCCTTGCAAAGAGAAACGCTGCTAAGAAAGTGGAATTTAAGAaagattaa
- the KAFR0F01060 gene encoding uncharacterized protein (similar to Saccharomyces cerevisiae YPL247C; ancestral locus Anc_6.276), with protein MDPYRNFKNNSTMYTHSQKQARQSNYPFSGYGSNVLQYDNNEMDIDKGLMSNASSSLNGERSPKYSPLDFSNPSYPVSHSQMQRPLRYFEASPHNSSNGSMGITSFKGFTNGNMDVGGQNPANNNNGGGDNNNNNNSSNGYSFSRGGLPMSNMNLAPCNYESHYPLFGLDWSMDDFVCLGSYKEDSRNKLEIIYSADLLTWEKLTETNVTYPVSNIKWLPNQLHPRQLTTSSDSLRIWSLNDEVGTLDEQINLSLCKYNKLHNITNGTSVTSTSQILGEFPPVTSFDWNQTDTNLLISSSIDTTCIVWDLQSSNYVKTQLIAHDSEVYDVRFLTKSTQLFASCGGDGSVRVFDLRSLAHSTIIYEPPTNPVSNADLSQQQNALLRLEPSPTDANVIATFVSESNKILILDMRNSESPVLVLEGHKSAINQIKWHPTKRYILLSCSDDCQVLYWDLNSTFSGNTVASPSNNAENGSMTTENSSTTNGSAYPSSTEMQGMDDSKSSSNVSVKNVQFPNSFYSNKTQEINNIVWRPQRGDWFGCISGKSFQNVRSF; from the coding sequence atggATCCTTacagaaatttcaagaataatTCGACAATGTACACTCATTCACAGAAGCAAGCACGTCAGAGTAATTATCCCTTCAGTGGCTATGGTAGTAATGTGCTGCAATACgacaataatgaaatggaTATCGATAAGGGTCTTATGAGTAACGCTAGTTCATCCCTCAATGGAGAAAGGTCGCCGAAATATTCTCCACTAGACTTTTCCAACCCTTCTTACCCAGTGAGCCATTCTCAGATGCAAAGACCGCTAAGATACTTTGAAGCTAGTCCTCATAATAGTAGCAATGGAAGTATGGGGATAACTAGCTTCAAAGGGTTTACTAACGGTAATATGGACGTCGGTGGTCAAAATCCTgcaaataataacaacgGCGGTggtgataataataataataataatagcaGTAATGGCTATAGTTTTTCCAGAGGGGGACTGCCAATGAGTAACATGAACCTAGCGCCATGTAACTACGAGTCTCATTACCCATTATTTGGGTTGGACTGGAGTATGGATGACTTTGTCTGTTTGGGGTCTTATAAGGAAGACAGCAGAAATAAATTAGAAATCATTTACTCTGCGGATTTGCTTACGTGGGAGAAGCTTACAGAGACTAACGTCACATATCCTGTAAGTAATATCAAGTGGCTACCCAATCAGTTACATCCTAGGCAGTTGACCACAAGTTCGGATTCCCTTCGAATTTGGTCTCTAAATGATGAAGTGGGTACGCTTGACGAACAAATCAATTTGTCCCTCtgtaaatataataaacTTCACAATATCACAAATGGTACAAGCGTAACGAGTACGAGCCAAATTTTAGGTGAGTTTCCTCCAGTGACTTCCTTTGATTGGAACCAAACAGATACCAATTTGTTAATATCAAGCTCAATTGATACGACCTGTATAGTTTGGGATCTGCAAAGTTCAAACTATGTAAAAACACAACTAATTGCGCATGACAGTGAAGTCTATGACGTTAGATTTCTCACCAAATCTACTCAGCTATTTGCAAGTTGTGGTGGTGATGGAAGTGTGAGGGTATTTGACTTAAGATCATTAGCTCATAGTACAATCATTTATGAACCGCCTACGAATCCAGTTTCTAATGCGGACTTATCTCAGCAACAAAATGCCCTATTAAGGCTAGAGCCATCTCCAACCGACGCCAACGTCATAGCTACTTTTGTTTCTGAgtcaaataaaattttaatacTAGATATGAGGAACTCTGAGTCCCCTGTACTAGTTTTAGAAGGACATAAATCCGCaattaatcaaattaaATGGCATCCTACAAAAAGATACATTCTCTTATCGTGTAGTGACGATTGTCAAGTATTGTATTGGGATTTAAATTCGACTTTTTCAGGAAATACGGTGGCATCACCCTCAAATAATGCAGAAAATGGGTCGATGACAACTGAAAACTCAAGTACTACAAATGGATCAGCATATCCTTCTTCAACGGAGATGCAAGGAATGgatgattcaaaatcttcatctaaTGTCTCCGTGAAGAATGTTCAGTTTCCAAATTCATTCTATTCAAATAAGACACAGGAAATAAACAATATCGTCTGGAGACCACAAAGAGGCGACTGGTTCGGTTGTATAAGTGGCAAATCGTTCCAGAATGTGAGAAGCTTTTAA
- the SRP68 gene encoding signal recognition particle subunit SRP68 (similar to Saccharomyces cerevisiae SRP68 (YPL243W); ancestral locus Anc_6.271): MTVYSPIAATYGARFEQLLETDSDYSKYHGKLNRKLQNLRHRCKLITKDTKKYSSKEKYSKITPDDYDKKNKLFGALVLLHAERDLVYTEIFKIRGRQRGKLKDAEKKLLATRLKKALKTSENLTSLTKNESQWITRLQYLIYSKFVRVEYLMYGKQAKRKDSDTIVSDLALAFAALDFLAGRKFLERDLVEYLRSKYEPTLSHHTENRLSSRDFTNFIQQYVQSSSDDEISKILFANGFSPFIMPVNSSRSKVRIQWRAFNCQIKDSHVAQLLADAKYIPLFMISNASNRLMKYEEALSAQQYHISQSQYDEEEGEDAEKSQENDQILLFYIKYMILVASIRRDDLLFKKLWRDWSLIGTSMYEKLTKYKEITRIVNNLQNYLREIVELPGVYADDELVLYFELSALYYQLHSIAGCLAELYQTKGRYMEALALYVDSYKKLEEKLQNCPDLNKASLAIGLITNEKLKKLQSLIRNNWKNVVALAEYEGTSNNQETRNTVVENIDQHRISPLMIKLDNLFPLRPTLKPIGAKPTLFDLAFNYVDYPSEKISRETSPIETTPTEEMKTSEESTKRRGFLGLFGR; the protein is encoded by the coding sequence ATGACTGTCTATTCACCAATTGCCGCTACGTATGGTGCTCGTTTCGAACAACTTTTGGAAACTGATAGTGactattcaaaatatcacGGTAAATTGAACAGgaaacttcaaaatttaagaCACCGTTGTAAGTTGATAACAAAGGATACAAAGAAGTATTCAAGCAAGGAAAAGTACTCCAAGATTACTCCGGATGACTACGACAAGAAAAACAAACTTTTTGGTGCATTGGTACTATTACACGCTGAAAGAGATTTGGTATATActgaaatcttcaaaattagagGACGTCAAAGAGGCAAATTAAAGGATGctgagaaaaaattgctaGCTACTAGATTGAAGAAGGCACTCAAAACTTCCGAAAATCTTACTTCCTTGACAAAAAATGAGTCTCAATGGATAACCCGTTTACAGTACCTAATTTATTCCAAATTCGTCCGCGTTGAATATTTAATGTATGGAAAGCAAGCTAAACGTAAGGACAGTGATACTATTGTTTCAGATTTGGCATTAGCGTTTGCTGCCTTGGACTTTTTGGCGGGAAGGAAATTTTTAGAACGCGATCTTGTGGAATATTTACGTTCCAAATACGAACCTACCCTATCTCACCACACCGAAAATCGTCTAAGTTCTAGAGattttacaaatttcaTCCAACAATATGTACAATCCTCAAGTGATGACGAAATCTCCAAAATTCTATTCGCTAATGGTTTTAGTCCTTTCATAATGCCCGTTAACAGTTCTAGATCAAAGGTTCGCATCCAATGGCGAGCATTCAACTGCCAAATTAAAGACTCTCATGTTGCCCAACTTCTTGCTGATGCAAAATATATTCCTCTCTTTATGATATCAAATGCTAGCAATAGGTTAATGAAGTATGAAGAAGCCCTATCGGCACAACAGTACCATATCTCCCAAAGTCaatatgatgaagaagaaggagaagaTGCAGAAAAAAGCCAAGAAAACGATCAAATCCTACTGTTctatatcaaatatatgATCCTAGTCGCTTCAATTCGTCGTGATGACCTCTTATTCAAGAAACTGTGGAGAGATTGGTCCCTAATAGGAACATCAATGTATGAAAAACTTACCAAATACAAGGAAATTACGCGTATTGTCAACAACttacaaaattatctcAGGGAAATCGTAGAATTACCAGGTGTCTACGCTGACGATGAACTTGTGTTATATTTCGAACTATCAGCACTTTATTACCAACTTCATTCGATTGCAGGATGCCTAGCTGAATTATACCAAACAAAAGGTAGATATATGGAAGCCTTAGCATTATACGTTGATTCatacaaaaaattggaggaaaaattacaaaattgCCCAGATTTAAATAAAGCCTCATTGGCAATTGGACTAATAACGAATGAAAAActcaaaaaattgcaatCTCTAATCAGAAACAATTGGAAAAACGTAGTTGCTTTGGCAGAATATGAAGGAACTTCCAATAATCAAGAGACTAGAAATACGGTagttgaaaatattgatcaGCATCGTATATCTCCTTTGATGATCAAGTTGGACAACCTATTTCCTTTGAGACCAACATTAAAACCAATTGGCGCGAAACCTACGTTATTTGACTTGGCTTTTAACTACGTGGATTATCCTTCAGAGAAAATATCCAGAGAGACGTCACCAATTGAAACGACCCCTAcagaagaaatgaaaacaaGTGAAGAATCTACAAAGAGACGTGGATTTTTGGGCTTATTCGGTCGCTAG
- the KAFR0F01050 gene encoding RecQ family ATP-dependent DNA helicase (similar to Saccharomyces cerevisiae SGS1 (YMR190C); ancestral locus Anc_6.278): MVNHSDDTLIALQNELIKELKSYNLEISNKCNVLGTTALSKDQKSRHIENELGPRINSIHSKISKLGNDIDGRVPRLSTVISSDDDANNDGIFQFNMNNSLPSTDDDFEIVANFKDDSIDELEFDGEEEEKEEDDDDDDVQIIEERSKIPPIVETSLSQNVRGTLDIPPSFQDDEDNISIQEILSDYDISSLDDLAQQPLLSNDNRSSEDDYNHLWSGELVYKLQNVFKLPNFRSDQLSAINATLSGDDVFILMPTGGGKSLCYQLPSIIRSGVTCGTTIVISPLISLMQDQIDHLLQLNIKACSISSKLSTSQRNFYFSLFANGDLDLLYISPEMLTASKKFKTTLDKLHKSRKLARIAVDEAHCLSNWGHDFRPDYKNLDYFRINYPDIPIVALTATANNLVQDDIIRNLRLGRPLVLKQSFNRNNLFYEVLPKDKKIVTSQIASYILNDFKSQSGIVYCHSKDTCEKVSMALTQMGVKASFYHAGMTNKQRDHVQKLWQSNRYQVICATVAFGMGIDKADVRFVIHYTVPRSLEGYYQETGRAGRDGNFSYCITFYSFNDVRSLQKLIQTDKGLNKENKLTHLDKLQHVMAYCENTINCRRKQILSYFNEEFDVNLCHKNCDNCLRNVDGNSNVVESDVTDASISIINLVQSIQNERVTIIYCQDILRGSKMTKIVQAGHDKLPEHGILKSNKKENLERIFFHLVTKNILQEYSIVNKSGFGSNYVKLGKMAAQLKKGILKVKLKLVTMPSTPSGENSALVGKTDDNNAVSNGSFFRNLIQERFHLKASSHLVNQNASHLRLPEMRWGYSGENYQEMEKNQKIVNELKYHQRTPLEEDTVGTNTTSSIRKRRSFSKKKSYRTRRRKKWKS, encoded by the coding sequence ATGGTAAATCACAGTGACGATACATTGATCGCTTTACAGAATGAGCTGATCAAGGAATTGAAATCGTATAACCTCGAAATCAGTAATAAATGCAATGTTTTGGGAACTACAGCGCTTTCAAAAGATCAGAAATCGCGTCATATTGAGAATGAATTAGGTCCTAGGATTAATTCcattcattcaaaaatttcaaagctGGGTAATGACATTGACGGCAGAGTACCGAGATTGTCAACTGTGATCTCTAGCGATGATGATGCTAACAACGATggcatttttcaatttaataTGAACAACTCATTACCCAGTACTGACGACGATTTTGAGATAGTGGCAAATTTCAAGGATgattcaattgatgaacTAGAATTTGatggagaagaagaagaaaaagaagaagatgatgatgatgatgatgtaCAGATCATTGAAGAACGGTCAAAAATTCCGCCCATTGTTGAAACGTCCCTTTCTCAAAATGTGAGAGGGACGTTAGACATCCCTCCGTCTTTCCAAGACGATGAGGACAATATCtcaattcaagaaatattaaGCGATTATGATATATCGTCATTGGACGATCTCGCTCAACAACCTTTATTGTCTAATGATAACAGGTCGTCTGAAGATGATTACAATCACCTGTGGTCAGGCGAACTGGTTTACAAGCTTCAAAATGTTTTTAAGTTACCAAATTTTAGAAGTGATCAATTATCCGCAATCAATGCAACTCTTTCGGGCGATGATGTGTTCATATTGATGCCAACAGGAGGTGGCAAATCGTTATGCTATCAACTTCCCTCAATTATTCGGTCTGGAGTGACATGTGGGACAACAATTGTTATATCTCCCTTGATTTCCCTAATGCAAGATCAAATTGATCATTTATTACAATTGAACATCAAAGCATGTAGCATAagttcaaaattatctacATCACAAAggaatttttattttagtCTATTTGCCAACGGTGATTTAGatttattgtatatttCACCTGAAATGTTAACAGCCTCTAAGAAATTCAAGACGACACTTGATAAACTGCATAAATCTCGGAAGTTGGCAAGGATAGCAGTAGACGAAGCACACTGTCTCTCCAATTGGGGACATGATTTTAGACCAGATTATAAAAACTTAGATTATTTTAGAATAAACTATCCTGATATTCCAATAGTTGCATTAACCGCCACGGCAAACAATCTTGTACAGGACGATataataagaaatttgaGATTGGGACGTCCGCTTGTCTTAAAGCAAAGTTTCAAtagaaataatttattcTATGAAGTATTGCCAAAGGATAAAAAGATAGTGACATCACAAATTGCAAGTTATATCTTGAACGATTTTAAAAGTCAATCAGGAATAGTTTATTGCCATTCAAAGGACACATGCGAGAAAGTATCAATGGCTTTGACTCAAATGGGTGTAAAAGCTTCTTTTTATCACGCTGGAATGACCAATAAACAAAGAGACcatgttcaaaaattatggCAATCTAATCGATATCAAGTTATATGTGCCACTGTTGCATTTGGAATGGGGATAGATAAAGCTGATGTCCGATTTGTGATTCATTATACCGTTCCAAGATCTTTAGAGGGCTACTATCAAGAAACTGGGAGAGCAGGAAGAGATGGGAACTTTTCATACTGTATCACATTTTATTCATTCAATGACGTTAGATCTTTACAAAAACTGATCCAAACAGATAAAGGTCtcaataaagaaaataaattaacaCACCTAGATAAATTGCAACATGTGATGGCATACTGTGAAAATACGATAAACTGTAGAAGAAAACAGATATTATCatattttaatgaagaGTTTGATGTGAACTTATGCCATAAGAATTGTGATAACTGTCTTAGAAATGTTGATGGTAATTCAAATGTGGTCGAAAGTGATGTTACTGACGCCTCTATCAGCATTATCAATCTTGTTCAGTCGATACAGAACGAAAGAGTAACTATCATATATTGCCAAGATATTCTTAGAGGCTCTAAAATGACCAAGATTGTTCAAGCAGGGCATGATAAGTTGCCAGAACATGgtatattgaaaagtaataaaaaagaaaatttagaaagGATATTTTTCCATCTAGTgacaaaaaatattttacaaGAATATTCTATAGTTAATAAGAGTGGATTTGGATCAAATTATGTGAAGTTAGGGAAAATGGCTgcacaattgaaaaagggCATCTTAAAAGTCAAACTGAAACTTGTGACCATGCCGTCTACTCCCTCTGGGGAAAATTCTGCTCTCGTCGGAAAAACAGATGATAACAATGCCGTGTCAAATGGATCATTTTTTCGAAACTTAATTCAGGAAAGGTTCCATCTCAAGGCCTCTTCACATCTAGTAAACCAGAATGCCTCACACTTAAGGCTGCCAGAAATGAGATGGGGATATAGCGGTGAAAACTatcaagaaatggaaaaaaatcagaaaATAGTGAACGAGCTGAAATATCACCAAAGAACACCATTGGAAGAGGATACTGTCGGTACAAATACAACATCTTCCATTAGAAAAAGGAGAAGCTTCTCTAAAAAGAAATCCTATAGAACTCgcagaagaaaaaagtggaAGTCATAA
- the RBD2 gene encoding putative rhomboid protease RBD2 (similar to Saccharomyces cerevisiae RBD2 (YPL246C); ancestral locus Anc_6.274), translated as MIDESILLRQNLQIFLYPFAPQSRDWFVIELLLLLGPLSHFEKSYGTIHTMFFMVLTAFMIGASYSVVGLFFPTSTTLSGPYYWVYFLLGYYTSATEQKIPFFKTRIKFNVTFLEVVGFILCKIYIMHDMSLSTILLHLCAGFVVANYKDILDYFVLYPDTINRIEDKLLPERPDFLPYGIVYTREREIDRMVNPHRPGSGSPSPLPRFVNEKIQTKK; from the coding sequence ATGATAGATGAGAGCATTTTGTTGAGGCAAAATCTGCAAATATTTCTCTACCCTTTTGCCCCACAAAGTAGAGATTGGTTCGTCATTGAATTGTTATTACTCTTGGGACCATTATcacattttgaaaaaagttaTGGTACTATCCATACTATGTTCTTCATGGTCCTTACAGCTTTTATGATTGGTGCGTCATATTCTGTAGTCGGATTATTCTTTCCCACAAGCACAACTTTGTCGGGTCCATATTATTGGGTTTATTTCTTATTAGGTTATTATACTAGTGCAACTGAACAGAAAATCCCATTCTTCAAAACTCGCATTAAGTTTAATGTCACTTTCCTAGAAGTTGTGGGATTCATTCTATGTAAGATCTATATCATGCACGATATGTCTTTATCCACTATTCTTTTACATTTGTGCGCTGGTTTCGTTGTCGCTAATTATAAAGATATCCTAGACtattttgttctttatcCTGACACAATTAATCGcattgaagataaattacTACCAGAGCGTCCAGATTTCCTTCCCTATGGCATAGTGTACACAAGAGAGCGTGAAATAGACAGAATGGTGAACCCACATCGTCCTGGAAGTGGTAGTCCTAGTCCCTTGCCACGTTTtgtaaatgaaaaaatccaAACGAAGAAATAA